caagtatttgaagtaatttatttaaacaaatgtaaatcatcatgttaagaCAActaaaatacttgtattcgctgtttgggatttatttaaaaaagcatgttgcttaatggttttttttaaatttaattatttaaatattttaaactaaattacgatctactttaagcatattttaaaaatctgtaaatcgcattgtacctaatggtaaaatttgatcacactagcagttgtggctgctgagatatcgtgattttcattttatgtgggtatgagGAAGCTTctttatgggaaaacccacgttgcaattgcgtcgacatACCGtgtcaattgccctgctaccatggcaattgaaacactcgaagcgacctcagttttttacaatttactactattataattaatcttttctcattaaaaaaaaaatcatttagtagctgagataataggctacaattctatataattttcatattaaatttttcagttttttttttcaagaaatacaaaaaaccaaaagtgtgtcaatagaggcaattcacatcgcggtttcgcgtgtcaattgtttcgatgtccgccattttctctggttgtttatgtcatgtgtTGCGTTGTCTGCATTGGCTTAAAGTGTTATTttccaatacaaagtggattttgtgattcagtgtttaattttttaaaatttttttttgtgtcagttaattgctacgtatcttggttagtatgggtagcaatttctgtttccagatcacatttcttgtatttttaaaaaaatcttttctgtagaaGCTtaaaagctttaaatttgcattcagtgtgttggctgcgttttccatccacgttgggaagtattcttttttattgagaaggtaatctattgtggcattgtaaaaaaattaacacacttatcaaacaggtaacttatttcacaaaattttaatgttatagccctgacatcactcttttattttcccttttccaggtatcggaatcccactaggttgaccagcgcaacaaccaacaattgaatagtcaattaaaaagcaaccttctaagcctagcatcaataactaagaataaaccattaaagctaattaggtatttttcaatgtaaaaatgtaattaaataatgaaataatcaaaacaatttgttcgtgtatttgctttattttgtttatgaataaaacacttgctgcttactctttaaaacacattgagtttttatttaaaatgtactTGTGTTTACATACATTCTTGCTAATTTAAAAcattggaataataataatgagaagttagaattcaaatttgaattacgcgcgtcatcaaaatggccgccgcaatggatgccgggaagCGGCCAAGGGAAGTGcatttttttcgaatttgtggttcttaaactataaaaatcgaagtaaaatatcacataaaaacatgctagagataataaagaatctcaataatatattttctgtttattttggtgtatattagtaaccaaacaacgtacccaaaaatgtctgtttttggcccccccctcccctaaaatgtcataaaataaaataattaattacgttctaagttttcagcgaattttcgtaagttttacGGTAATTGATAGGTATTTTAAAGCgctatctatttggtgaatttcatcaaaaaatattgaaaagaaaaaaaattctatatgaaataaatttttttgcgttttgtcgcttaggtccaatactgcgcttgatcgattaaatgaaaaaatttgattcatttaacACCGTTAGATAGCGCTTTtagacccgtagcgccataagaatgcactaaaaaaacgggggtgtacctaatcgtttggtgggtactgtaaaTTACACAGCTCACTTTTACACATCAGGCTAAAATAGCCACGAGGAGGATACAGTAAGAGCAAAGTAACAATTGGTAAGAGAACAATGATTGCATTTCCCCGTGAAGTTCTCACATGCcacatcattttaaatttcgttttcattccactttttttcttttttttggggggataGGGATTGTTCTTACGCGTTACACTAAAAACAAACTAAACTCGTAAAGCAGAGCCGTCTTCCTAATTTTCACCAGATACTCTTTATACAGCCAGCTGTAATGGAAAGCCAAgaactttttcttctctgtGCTTAATGTAAAGTCAGTATACCCTTAAGCGTTCAATGCTGTGATAATTCTGACGTAACTAGAGGCTATGTAACCAGAAATGGAGAGCAAACTATTTCTCGGCATCTACATTCAGACTTGATTGAAGCAACACAGATAATGTGATGTCAAACCAATTTCTGATgtgaacctttttcttttttttttatcgacaGGTCAACAATGGCAATTTTCAGAAGAGGAGCTTCAAtcgcgaaaagaaaaacgttgttggctatttttttaatgacacTGTTTATGTTGATCTTGTACCTGAACGCAGGAGAACAACGAGAAAGTCTTCGCTTATGTTCGGAAGGCATCCTGGACGGAAGTCAATACACCAAGCAAACAAACGGACATTTCCTGAGTGTCAATCAACAAAGACCTTGTCAACTTCGTCAGTACACCACTGAAGATACCGTATCGTGTTTAGATCGGCTTTCAACCATTAAAAATAATCCATCAGCTGATGCAAAACCACGAAATAAATTCCACATTGCTTTTGCAGGTGACTCGAGAATCCGCATTCAATACCTCAGTTTCCTCAAGGTATGTAATCAACATTGACGTGAAACATCTATCGTTATAACGTCCATTGTTTTGTTAGTTAATTCCGGATTACGACCGAGACTCGAAAATGGACCCAACTGCCAAACATAAAGACGCAGATATGGTCAGTCCCATGTTTGGGGATTTGCTAATCAGTTTCCGTTGGCGTCCGCTAATCGCCGGTAAAGTGATCGATGATTTAATCCGATGGATCGATATTCTTGACAAAGGCATTAAGCAAAGAAAGAACAGCAGTGATTATCCTCCTGATGTTCTCATCATCGGCATGGCGTCGTGGGACATGTTGCAACAAGAAGGTGATGATCATCTTTGGTACCAAAACGGAGTGCAAGGATTGGTTCCATTGCTCCAGAAGCTCATGTTCCACAGCAAAGACGTCGTCACAGCCAAATCCAGTGATGTGCGTGATCGTAAAATCATTTGGTTAAACCAGTACACGACATTTGATTTCTTCGCTGACAACGGTGGAGCTAATCGCGTCATTTACAAAGAGAAGCTCCAACCTTACAATCAAATTGCTCGACAAATATTCAGGTAGGTAAATACTATTTAATTGCAAAGACGATTATGCTAAATTGGGATGGGTGAATAGGGGCAGTGGCATTACAGTGTGGGATTCCGATGACCccattgcagggcaattgaaacactttgtttatattccctgtctgcgagtggttgcattttttttgcaagtatttgaagtaatttatttaaacaaatgtaaatcatcatgttaagaCAActaaaatacttgtattcgctgtttgggatttattaaaaaaagcatgttgcttaatggttttttttttatttaattttttaaatattttaaactaaataacgatctactttaagcatattttaaaaatctttaaatcgcattgtacctaatggtaaaatttgatcacactagcagttgtggctgctgagatattgtgattttcattttatgtgtgtatgaagaagctttcttatgggaaaacccacgttgcaattgcgtcgacacaccgtttcaattgccctgctaccatggcaattgaaacactcgaagcgacctcagttttttacaatttactactattataattaattttttctaataaaaaaaaatatcgttcagtagctgagataataggctacaattctatataatttttatattaaatttttcagtttttttccaaaaaatacaaaaaaccaaaaagtgtatcaattgcccccactctcccctacctATACATCGTTTGCTGGTTTTATAGTCGGTTTTTAGCATAGGTGATTGAAGATCAACTGACTTCCCAAGGATACAGCCCCAAATCCTGGATGGATAAAATCATAACAATTGGAGTACATCTTCTGGTCCCTGCGCTGGAATGCAGTCAGCGCGCACGCCCGCACGTTTTCTTCGACAATGGCGCTGATGGAATCCCAGATGACCACTCCTGAACCGCTGCGCGTTCAATTCAAATAATATTTCGAATGAAAATCATTATACGAATCTGTGGATAggaatttttctatttcttcttATTTACGTACTTGAAAACGCGGCGAATCTCGTTGTTGTATTTGTCAATCTGGTCGGGATAGATGTCGTAAGCATCGGGAGTCGTTTCTTCGACCGTTCGGCTTTGATACAACCACACCATTTTCTGTCGTCGATGATGAGCAGCCAGGCTTTTTTCGACTAGAGGTAGCAGTTTGTCTTCCAAAAGACTGACGTACATCTCTAAATTGTGGCTGACGTCGTTGGTGCCGACATGGTGAGCCGTTATTCCTGCGGTTCATATTATATACGCGAAAGCGCATATAGAATGGTTATTCTTAAATTCGTCGTCCATCATCTTTGTGGTTTGTGTAAAGCTAGACTGCTAAGACTGCTGGCCGTCAAAATGAACAGCGTTTGGTTGAACACACAGTTAAAAGTGGCTTGCCCACCTAAGCCTACTTATTAAGTGTACCCATTCATAGTGTAGGTTTGGTGGACATCGTCAACACTTTTTAAAAGTGTATAAGCCCACTTATAAACGATTTCCCGTGTACCCATCCACAAGTGTACAACACACTTGTAAAACCCTTTGTTTCTCCTCGCGCTCTTGCCTTCGAGCAATTTCTCttccatttgaaatttggcaacaTTTCAGTCTGTGAGTCTGTTGTTGACTTGTTGTGACGCTATCTATCCTCCAACAGGGAAtgaattttttcaagtttttttctgttaatacattttctcttttttaaatttgtggAATCAACTCGCCATTTACTGCTCTGGAATTGAATCCCCTATCAAGATTCCAACTAATATCCTTACTATATAGTGGATTCATCAAATCTGGTAAGAAAAGTTTTTGGGGAAAAGTAtttcacacatttttttccatGTTTTGATGTTATTTCATAGCTGTTATATTTATATGATTATTCTGACTGGcgtttaagttttaaaaatgctACATCAAACCTTAATTTTTTTGAGCAATCTAAAATTGTTATGTTACTCTGTAAAGTTTTAAACTAGCTTGTTTGAGAAGTGAACCTTTATCGATAAGTCCTAACATCTCTTATTCATTTCATTACAGAATGCCAACTCCATTTAACTTCTTTAAAGCAACAAGTCATCATGCCgatattgaaaatgttttccattTATAaggtataataataaatgtctcattattcaattttgttttaagttaactgacatttgttttttcttattattaaaTTGCCCCAACTGTGGCCCGTTTCTCATGTCTACATCACAGCTTCTTCAGCAATTAGTCTTCATGGTGACATAAAGAAATTTACCTACATCAGGTATAAGAAATGTCTATAATTTTTCAAGTATTTATAAGTTAACtgatgttttttcttcttttcatttagCTTCATCTGAAAATCAGCTTTAGTCCCCGCTCCTGATCTGTTTAGCACAGCTGTTCATCTCAGCCAAATCTGCACATCAACCGAGACATCAACTATACAGCCAACACTCATCTACACTGTCCTCAGTTATATTAACCATATTATATTGTATTGTATTATTGTTATATTATTGTCCCAGTTTGTTCGATTGAgacatgttgtttttaaataCAGAATATAGCATGGTCAGACTTGACTGATGATGCTTTTTCCTacaaattgaatatttttatttaaaaaattttgtacaCTTAAATTTAGCCAACTTATTATACACCTATTTGTACACCTATTGCTAGGAATAAGTATAGGATTTTAGGGTACACTTAAACACACTTAGTACCTAAGTGGGGGGATACACTTAATTTTAGGTGTATAATTAAGTGTATGCATACACCTAATAGTGGGCATCTACACTTATAAGTGGGTACTTCCATTTTCCCCACTTGCAAGTGGGGTTAAGTGTACATTTTACTTTTAACTGTGCAGAAACTGCTGCTTTACCTACAGTACCTAATAGGATGAAGTCGGGTGACGATGTAGAGTTGCCATCGTTGCTCGCCGATGTCCATCGTTCGAAATCGGCTAGCACCTCTTCTCTGATGAGATCGCGCCAATAAAAGGAGACTCTTAGGTTATTTAAAAGTGCGCTCGTCACGTTACGGTCCTCGTGAAAGTAGTATTCAGCGAACGCTGAAGAATTGCTCGCCGTTGTCTTTCGATCGTAGTCGGGGATCCACtgtcattttcattt
This sequence is a window from Daphnia magna isolate NIES linkage group LG7, ASM2063170v1.1, whole genome shotgun sequence. Protein-coding genes within it:
- the LOC123474111 gene encoding uncharacterized protein LOC123474111 isoform X1 gives rise to the protein MSTMAIFRRGASIAKRKTLLAIFLMTLFMLILYLNAGEQRESLRLCSEGILDGSQYTKQTNGHFLSVNQQRPCQLRQYTTEDTVSCLDRLSTIKNNPSADAKPRNKFHIAFAGDSRIRIQYLSFLKLIPDYDRDSKMDPTAKHKDADMVSPMFGDLLISFRWRPLIAGKVIDDLIRWIDILDKGIKQRKNSSDYPPDVLIIGMASWDMLQQEGDDHLWYQNGVQGLVPLLQKLMFHSKDVVTAKSSDVRDRKIIWLNQYTTFDFFADNGGANRVIYKEKLQPYNQIARQIFR
- the LOC123474111 gene encoding uncharacterized protein LOC123474111 isoform X2 — protein: MAIFRRGASIAKRKTLLAIFLMTLFMLILYLNAGEQRESLRLCSEGILDGSQYTKQTNGHFLSVNQQRPCQLRQYTTEDTVSCLDRLSTIKNNPSADAKPRNKFHIAFAGDSRIRIQYLSFLKLIPDYDRDSKMDPTAKHKDADMVSPMFGDLLISFRWRPLIAGKVIDDLIRWIDILDKGIKQRKNSSDYPPDVLIIGMASWDMLQQEGDDHLWYQNGVQGLVPLLQKLMFHSKDVVTAKSSDVRDRKIIWLNQYTTFDFFADNGGANRVIYKEKLQPYNQIARQIFR
- the LOC116928161 gene encoding uncharacterized protein LOC116928161, whose translation is MFPSTSVAHYSLINLIVLLAITFIVALSLRSAISMKLNVRFVGSNSFADDRHPDAGSRAVDFFDRRYFDTRNYLVSHVDSDLFHRSRMPVKKYTKEDVVKCFDFLSSSRQSGNHRPMHFAFVGDSTVRQHFVSFLKWIPDYDRKTTASNSSAFAEYYFHEDRNVTSALLNNLRVSFYWRDLIREEVLADFERWTSASNDGNSTSSPDFILLGITAHHVGTNDVSHNLEMYVSLLEDKLLPLVEKSLAAHHRRQKMVWLYQSRTVEETTPDAYDIYPDQIDKYNNEIRRVFNGSGVVIWDSISAIVEENVRACALTAFQRRDQKMYSNCYDFIHPGFGAVSLGSQLIFNHLC